The Candidatus Zixiibacteriota bacterium genome includes a region encoding these proteins:
- the tuf gene encoding elongation factor Tu (EF-Tu; promotes GTP-dependent binding of aminoacyl-tRNA to the A-site of ribosomes during protein biosynthesis; when the tRNA anticodon matches the mRNA codon, GTP hydrolysis results; the inactive EF-Tu-GDP leaves the ribosome and release of GDP is promoted by elongation factor Ts; many prokaryotes have two copies of the gene encoding EF-Tu), which produces KLPDGVEMVMPGDNIQMEVELIMPIAMEKELRFAIREGGRTVGAGVVAEIIA; this is translated from the coding sequence TCAAGTTGCCGGATGGCGTGGAGATGGTGATGCCGGGGGACAACATCCAGATGGAAGTGGAGCTGATCATGCCGATCGCGATGGAGAAGGAACTGCGGTTCGCCATTCGCGAGGGTGGTCGCACCGTGGGCGCCGGCGTCGTTGCCGAGATCATCGCGTAA